A part of Bubalus bubalis isolate 160015118507 breed Murrah chromosome 6, NDDB_SH_1, whole genome shotgun sequence genomic DNA contains:
- the F11R gene encoding junctional adhesion molecule A isoform X1, protein MGTKAKVGSTELLLFTSMILCSLALGRGAVQTYEPVVRVPENNPAKLSCSYSGFSSPRVEWKFTHGDIRGLVCYNNKITASYENRVTFSDTGITFHSVTRKDTGMYTCMVSDEGGNTYGEVTVQLIVLVPPSKPTINVPSSVTIGTRAVLTCSEKDGSPPSEYKWFKDGVEMPLEPKSNRAFSNSSYTLNQKTGELIFDPVSASDTGDFTCVAQNGYASPVKSDTVHMDAVELNVGGIVAAVLVTLILLGALIFGIWFAYSRGYFDRAKKGTSNKKVIYSQPSARSDGEFRQTSSFLV, encoded by the exons GCTCCCTGGCATTGGGCAGGGGTGCGGTGCAAACCTATGAACCGGTAGTCAGAGTTCCTGAGAATAACC CTGCCAAGCTGTCCTGCTCCTACTCGGGCTTCTCCTCGCCGCGTGTGGAGTGGAAGTTTACCCATGGTGATATCAGAGGTCTCGTTTGCTATAACAACAAAATCACAG CTTCCTATGAGAACCGAGTGACCTTTTCGGATACTGGCATCACCTTCCATTCTGTGACCCGGAAAGACACGGGGATGTATACTTGTATGGTCTCTGATGAGGGCGGCAATACCTACGGGGAGGTCACTGTCCAGCTCATCGTGCTCG tGCCTCCATCCAAGCCTACAATCAACGTCCCCTCCTCTGTTACCATTGGAACCCGAGCTGTGCTGACCTGCTCAGAGAAAGATGGCTCCCCGCCGTCTGAATACAAGTGGTTCAAGGATGGAGTAGAGATGCCTCTGGAACCCAAGAGCAACCGTGCCTTCAGCAACTCTTCCTATACCCTGAACCAGAAGACAGGGGAGTtg ATCTTTGATCCCGTGTCGGCCTCTGACACTGGAGATTTCACCTGTGTGGCACAGAATGGCTATGCGTCCCCCGTGAAGTCAGACACCGTGCACATGGATGCTG TGGAGCTCAATGTTGGGGGCATCGTGGCAGCTGTCCTTGTAACACTCATTCTCCTGGGAGCCTTGATTTTTGGCATCTGGTTCGCCTATAGCCGAGGCTACTTTGACA GAGCAAAGAAAGG GACCTCCAATAAGAAGGTAATTTACAGCCAGCCCAGTGCTCGAAGTGAC ggggAGTTCAGACAGACCTCGTCATTCTTGGTGTGA
- the F11R gene encoding junctional adhesion molecule A isoform X2 — protein MGTKAKVGSTELLLFTSMILCSLALGRGAVQTYEPVVRVPENNPAKLSCSYSGFSSPRVEWKFTHGDIRGLVCYNNKITASYENRVTFSDTGITFHSVTRKDTGMYTCMVSDEGGNTYGEVTVQLIVLVPPSKPTINVPSSVTIGTRAVLTCSEKDGSPPSEYKWFKDGVEMPLEPKSNRAFSNSSYTLNQKTGELIFDPVSASDTGDFTCVAQNGYASPVKSDTVHMDAVELNVGGIVAAVLVTLILLGALIFGIWFAYSRGYFDRAKKGTSNKKGEFRQTSSFLV, from the exons GCTCCCTGGCATTGGGCAGGGGTGCGGTGCAAACCTATGAACCGGTAGTCAGAGTTCCTGAGAATAACC CTGCCAAGCTGTCCTGCTCCTACTCGGGCTTCTCCTCGCCGCGTGTGGAGTGGAAGTTTACCCATGGTGATATCAGAGGTCTCGTTTGCTATAACAACAAAATCACAG CTTCCTATGAGAACCGAGTGACCTTTTCGGATACTGGCATCACCTTCCATTCTGTGACCCGGAAAGACACGGGGATGTATACTTGTATGGTCTCTGATGAGGGCGGCAATACCTACGGGGAGGTCACTGTCCAGCTCATCGTGCTCG tGCCTCCATCCAAGCCTACAATCAACGTCCCCTCCTCTGTTACCATTGGAACCCGAGCTGTGCTGACCTGCTCAGAGAAAGATGGCTCCCCGCCGTCTGAATACAAGTGGTTCAAGGATGGAGTAGAGATGCCTCTGGAACCCAAGAGCAACCGTGCCTTCAGCAACTCTTCCTATACCCTGAACCAGAAGACAGGGGAGTtg ATCTTTGATCCCGTGTCGGCCTCTGACACTGGAGATTTCACCTGTGTGGCACAGAATGGCTATGCGTCCCCCGTGAAGTCAGACACCGTGCACATGGATGCTG TGGAGCTCAATGTTGGGGGCATCGTGGCAGCTGTCCTTGTAACACTCATTCTCCTGGGAGCCTTGATTTTTGGCATCTGGTTCGCCTATAGCCGAGGCTACTTTGACA GAGCAAAGAAAGG GACCTCCAATAAGAAG ggggAGTTCAGACAGACCTCGTCATTCTTGGTGTGA